Proteins from a genomic interval of Youhaiella tibetensis:
- a CDS encoding PadR family transcriptional regulator translates to MSSITRLVVLGAVRQFQPVHGYFLRRELMTWHVDEWANIQPGSIYNALRSLKQDGYIDESGTEAAGKRPERTIYQMTPQGEVELMRLLRQNLWTVETFDTKPVMALTSFMFLLSRAEVIAALKFRITEIDAKIASNGFDIKDVARSSTTPAYVREIFELSSLRLRAEQDWARGLYDRIVAGEYVFAGEGEAPRPRESSPAE, encoded by the coding sequence GTGTCTTCGATCACTCGCCTTGTCGTTCTTGGAGCAGTCCGCCAGTTTCAGCCGGTGCACGGATATTTCCTGCGCCGAGAGCTGATGACCTGGCACGTCGATGAGTGGGCCAATATCCAGCCCGGCTCGATCTACAACGCCCTGCGCTCGCTCAAGCAGGACGGCTATATCGATGAGAGTGGCACCGAGGCGGCCGGCAAGCGGCCCGAGCGGACCATCTACCAGATGACCCCGCAGGGCGAAGTCGAGCTGATGCGGCTCCTGCGGCAGAACCTTTGGACGGTCGAGACTTTCGACACCAAACCGGTGATGGCGCTGACCTCGTTCATGTTCCTGCTCAGCAGGGCCGAGGTGATCGCGGCGCTCAAGTTCCGCATTACCGAGATCGACGCCAAGATCGCCAGCAACGGCTTCGACATCAAGGATGTCGCCCGTTCCTCCACCACTCCCGCCTATGTGCGCGAGATCTTCGAGTTGTCCTCGCTGCGCCTGCGTGCCGAACAGGATTGGGCGCGCGGGCTCTATGACCGTATCGTTGCAGGCGAATACGTCTTTGCCGGAGAAGGCGAAGCGCCGCGTCCGCGCGAAAGTTCTCCCGCAGAATAG
- a CDS encoding flavin reductase family protein — protein MAGVVDKEFISPHAALRKAFSMFPTGVVAMCGLEADKPLGMAVNSFSSVSLEPALVAVCVAHTSSTWPRLNSLPRIGLSVLGSDQEMLSRRLSSKAADRFENARWQANEEGAVFIEGATLWLECAINERVRGGDHDIILLEVLSSQLFPEIAPLVFHQSQYLGLSAAP, from the coding sequence ATGGCTGGTGTGGTGGACAAGGAATTCATTTCTCCTCACGCGGCCTTGCGAAAGGCCTTTTCCATGTTCCCCACCGGCGTGGTGGCCATGTGCGGGCTGGAGGCGGACAAGCCGCTGGGCATGGCGGTCAACTCGTTCAGCTCCGTCTCGCTCGAACCGGCCCTGGTGGCCGTTTGCGTCGCCCATACGTCCAGCACCTGGCCGCGCCTCAACAGCCTGCCGCGCATCGGCCTGAGCGTCCTCGGTTCGGACCAAGAAATGCTCTCTCGCCGCCTCTCGTCCAAGGCAGCGGACCGCTTCGAGAACGCACGCTGGCAGGCCAACGAGGAGGGAGCCGTCTTCATCGAGGGCGCCACGCTCTGGCTCGAATGCGCCATCAACGAACGCGTGCGCGGCGGCGACCACGATATCATCCTGCTCGAAGTGCTGTCCTCCCAGCTCTTCCCGGAAATCGCCCCGCTCGTCTTTCACCAGAGCCAGTACCTGGGCCTCTCGGCCGCCCCGTGA
- a CDS encoding riboflavin kinase, with amino-acid sequence MTPAAMPELPSFAGLVVHGHKRGRILGFPTANIAVDSGGETIEDGVFSCWAKVPDMAGLVGATVSVGRNPTFDDVTERRVEAYLHDLDAMLYGMRIAFFVVHRLRDTMRFATVADLIDQTARDVERSRRLLEEERPNL; translated from the coding sequence GTGACCCCTGCCGCCATGCCGGAACTGCCCAGCTTCGCCGGCCTCGTCGTCCACGGCCACAAGCGCGGCCGCATCCTCGGTTTCCCGACGGCCAATATCGCGGTGGATAGCGGCGGGGAGACCATCGAGGACGGGGTCTTCTCCTGTTGGGCGAAGGTGCCCGACATGGCGGGGCTGGTCGGCGCCACGGTGAGCGTCGGGCGCAATCCGACGTTCGACGATGTGACCGAGAGGCGCGTGGAGGCTTACCTCCACGATCTCGACGCCATGCTCTACGGCATGCGGATTGCGTTTTTTGTCGTGCATCGACTGCGCGATACGATGCGCTTTGCCACCGTCGCGGACCTCATCGACCAGACGGCGCGGGACGTCGAGCGCTCCCGTCGCCTGCTGGAAGAGGAGCGCCCGAACCTCTAG
- a CDS encoding NAD(P)/FAD-dependent oxidoreductase, with the protein MAHVVVLGAGLGGTIMAYELRDALGSSHEISVINKGSEYSFVPSNPWVAVGWRERAAVTVDLEPVFKKRGIALFPQGAKRLHPDEKRIELLDGSEVRYDYLVIATGPELAFDEIEGFGPELNTQSVCFVDHALKAKPVFDELVRNPGPVVIGAVQGASCFGPAYEFAFILEKALRDAKVRDRVPMTFITSEPYIGHLGLDGVGDTKGLMESAMRERHIKWICNARTDRFEPGKVHVSEIAEDGSVARTHEVPFSYAMMLPAFRGVEAVRGIEGLTNPRGFILADKYQRNPAFPEVFSVGVCVAIPPTGKTPVPVGVPKTGFMIESMVTATAQNIARLIAGEAPDAVPTWNAICLADFGDTGIAFVAQPQIPPRNVNWASEGKWVHLAKIGFEKYFLGKMRSGQAEPFYEHLALQMLGINKLKQPMRENAE; encoded by the coding sequence GTGGCTCATGTCGTTGTTCTTGGTGCCGGACTTGGCGGCACGATCATGGCTTACGAACTGCGCGACGCGCTGGGGTCGAGCCACGAGATTTCGGTGATCAACAAGGGGAGCGAATATTCTTTCGTTCCTTCCAATCCCTGGGTGGCGGTCGGCTGGCGAGAGCGTGCCGCGGTCACCGTCGATCTCGAGCCGGTGTTCAAGAAGCGCGGCATCGCGCTCTTCCCGCAGGGCGCCAAGCGCCTCCATCCGGACGAGAAGCGTATCGAACTGCTCGATGGGAGCGAGGTGCGATACGACTATCTCGTCATCGCCACCGGTCCCGAGCTGGCGTTCGATGAGATCGAAGGCTTCGGCCCCGAGCTCAACACGCAATCGGTCTGCTTCGTCGATCACGCCCTCAAGGCCAAGCCGGTCTTTGACGAACTGGTGAGGAATCCCGGCCCGGTGGTAATCGGGGCAGTCCAGGGCGCCTCGTGCTTCGGGCCGGCCTACGAGTTCGCCTTCATCCTCGAAAAGGCCTTGCGGGACGCAAAGGTGCGCGACCGGGTGCCGATGACCTTCATCACTTCGGAGCCCTATATCGGGCACCTGGGGCTCGATGGGGTCGGCGACACCAAGGGGCTGATGGAAAGCGCCATGCGCGAGCGCCACATCAAGTGGATTTGCAATGCGCGGACGGACCGGTTCGAGCCCGGCAAGGTCCATGTCTCCGAAATTGCCGAGGATGGCAGCGTCGCCAGGACCCATGAGGTTCCGTTCAGCTACGCTATGATGCTGCCGGCCTTTCGGGGCGTGGAGGCAGTGCGCGGCATCGAGGGTCTCACCAACCCGCGCGGCTTCATTCTGGCTGACAAGTACCAGCGCAACCCGGCCTTTCCGGAAGTGTTCTCGGTGGGCGTGTGCGTGGCCATCCCGCCGACCGGCAAGACACCGGTGCCGGTGGGCGTGCCCAAAACCGGCTTCATGATCGAATCGATGGTGACCGCCACCGCCCAGAACATCGCACGCCTCATTGCCGGCGAAGCGCCGGACGCGGTGCCGACCTGGAATGCCATCTGCCTGGCCGATTTCGGCGACACCGGGATAGCCTTCGTGGCGCAGCCGCAGATTCCGCCGCGCAACGTCAACTGGGCGTCCGAAGGCAAATGGGTGCACCTGGCCAAGATCGGGTTCGAGAAATACTTCCTGGGTAAGATGCGCTCGGGACAGGCCGAGCCGTTCTACGAGCACCTGGCGCTGCAGATGCTGGGGATCAACAAGCTCAAGCAGCCCATGCGCGAAAACGCCGAATAG
- a CDS encoding sulfite exporter TauE/SafE family protein encodes MYLEPIQYLLGSLSGVLVGFTLGLFGGGGSILAVPLMVYVVGVPSAHMAIGTSALAVAANAAANLVTHARKGNVRWRCALIYSAAGVVGAFLGSTLGKALDGQKLLFLFSLLMLFVAGMMLRHRNAAPRAGHDCTLANAPKTLGFGAATGAFSGFFGIGGGFLIVPGLIAATGMPILSAIGSSLVAVTAFGVTTALNYAGSGLVDWPLAAVFIGGGVAGGIGGAFVAGQMAPRRGLLNSAFAAMILVVALYMAWKSAAAFLS; translated from the coding sequence ATGTATCTAGAGCCGATCCAGTATCTGCTGGGGTCGTTGTCGGGCGTATTGGTCGGCTTCACGCTGGGACTGTTCGGCGGCGGGGGCTCCATCCTCGCCGTCCCGCTCATGGTTTACGTGGTGGGCGTGCCGAGCGCGCATATGGCGATCGGCACCAGCGCACTGGCCGTCGCCGCCAACGCGGCGGCCAACCTCGTGACCCATGCGCGCAAGGGCAACGTGCGCTGGCGCTGCGCCCTCATCTATTCGGCGGCTGGTGTTGTCGGCGCGTTTCTGGGCTCGACCCTGGGCAAGGCGCTCGATGGCCAGAAGCTGCTGTTCCTGTTTTCGCTGCTGATGCTGTTCGTGGCCGGAATGATGCTGCGCCACCGCAACGCGGCGCCCCGCGCCGGCCATGATTGCACGCTCGCCAATGCACCCAAGACCCTCGGCTTCGGCGCGGCAACGGGCGCATTTTCCGGCTTTTTCGGCATCGGCGGAGGTTTCCTCATCGTTCCGGGCCTCATCGCCGCGACCGGCATGCCCATCCTGAGCGCCATTGGTTCCTCGCTGGTTGCGGTCACTGCGTTCGGCGTCACCACCGCCCTCAACTATGCCGGATCCGGTCTCGTCGACTGGCCGCTGGCCGCCGTCTTCATCGGCGGGGGCGTGGCGGGCGGCATCGGCGGGGCGTTTGTCGCAGGTCAAATGGCGCCCCGGCGCGGCCTGCTAAATTCTGCCTTCGCCGCGATGATCCTGGTCGTCGCGCTTTACATGGCCTGGAAATCTGCGGCGGCGTTCCTGAGCTGA
- a CDS encoding beta-lactamase hydrolase domain-containing protein, with protein sequence MNYRTIDANFAVAGQVLPEQVRDVAAAGFKTIVCARPDNEEPGQPSFKMIEAEAEKLGLKAVYIPISGGISESAQSRMAQALKDLPKPMYGYCRSGARAGSLYNTALAASR encoded by the coding sequence ATGAACTATCGTACAATCGACGCCAATTTCGCCGTTGCCGGCCAGGTCCTGCCCGAGCAGGTCCGCGACGTGGCCGCGGCAGGCTTCAAGACCATCGTCTGCGCGCGCCCCGATAACGAGGAGCCGGGCCAGCCCAGCTTCAAGATGATCGAAGCCGAAGCCGAGAAACTGGGGCTCAAGGCCGTCTACATCCCCATTTCCGGTGGCATCAGCGAGAGCGCTCAGAGCCGGATGGCGCAGGCGCTCAAGGATCTGCCCAAGCCGATGTACGGTTATTGCCGGTCGGGCGCCCGCGCGGGTTCGCTCTACAACACCGCCCTCGCCGCCAGCCGCTGA
- a CDS encoding DUF2892 domain-containing protein — translation MIDAASAIAPARFMAALFANMKVSPASPTLNHDLESQVFVAIVDLFSQVKIHAHVATLWTPADALPAPSPSKFHDYIDILEYSHIYRLRGRRDCGRMAKAETLAMQNVGTPDRIARLIIGALLIAAPFLTGWPIWASALAFWAAIIVGVVLLATAVFSFCPIYAALGLNTRGRRRA, via the coding sequence ATGATCGACGCTGCAAGCGCCATCGCGCCAGCCCGCTTTATGGCAGCCCTGTTTGCCAACATGAAAGTCTCTCCTGCTTCGCCCACACTCAATCATGATCTTGAAAGTCAGGTTTTCGTAGCGATTGTGGACTTGTTTAGTCAAGTTAAAATCCACGCGCACGTTGCGACATTGTGGACACCCGCGGATGCCCTTCCCGCGCCGTCGCCCAGCAAATTTCATGATTACATTGACATATTAGAATATTCGCATATATATCGATTACGAGGCCGCCGGGATTGCGGCCGAATGGCAAAAGCGGAGACGCTCGCTATGCAAAACGTTGGAACTCCAGACCGCATCGCGCGCCTGATCATCGGCGCTCTTCTCATCGCTGCTCCGTTCCTGACGGGCTGGCCCATCTGGGCGAGCGCGCTGGCCTTCTGGGCGGCGATCATCGTCGGCGTGGTTCTCCTCGCCACGGCTGTATTCAGCTTCTGCCCCATCTACGCCGCGCTCGGGCTCAACACCCGCGGCAGGCGTCGCGCCTGA
- a CDS encoding ABC transporter substrate-binding protein has product MALAASIIGAGASFSLADDIVITDHENREVRLPAPAERIVTIPMPMASGVIALDGSDSKLVGLNPLSLTAIREGILGKIFPEANNISDAVTSTDFMPNVEALAAVNPNLVVQWGGRGPEIVDPITNAGLNTLLIKYGTEDLTRQYMTMVATAIGKPERITELVEWRDKVEKDIAAKTAAIPEDERPNVLYLGRSLSDITASGSKGNYNAWYIDLAGGKNAAAELEGSVSINREQIAQWDPEVILLNSFEPNLDVSWVYDDPILSLTKAAQNKRVYKMPLGGYRWDPPNQESPLTWMWLADLLHPEVFDYDLRAEMKKAYKVLYNYELSDADIDGIIWTAQQGDAAGYDQFKAN; this is encoded by the coding sequence ATGGCGCTTGCAGCGTCGATCATCGGAGCCGGAGCGTCCTTCTCGCTCGCCGATGACATCGTGATCACCGACCACGAGAACCGTGAAGTCCGCCTGCCGGCGCCTGCCGAGCGCATCGTGACCATTCCGATGCCCATGGCCTCCGGCGTCATTGCGCTCGACGGCTCGGACAGCAAGCTGGTCGGGCTCAACCCGCTCTCGCTGACGGCGATCCGCGAAGGCATCCTGGGCAAGATTTTCCCCGAGGCGAACAATATCTCGGACGCGGTGACCAGCACCGACTTCATGCCCAATGTCGAGGCCCTGGCGGCGGTCAATCCGAACCTCGTGGTGCAGTGGGGCGGGCGCGGTCCCGAGATCGTCGACCCGATCACCAATGCCGGGCTCAACACGCTCCTCATCAAGTACGGCACCGAAGATCTCACCCGCCAGTACATGACCATGGTGGCGACGGCCATCGGCAAGCCCGAGCGCATCACCGAACTGGTGGAATGGCGCGACAAGGTGGAAAAGGATATCGCCGCCAAGACCGCGGCGATCCCCGAGGACGAACGGCCGAACGTGCTTTATCTCGGGCGCTCGCTCAGCGACATTACCGCTTCGGGCAGCAAGGGCAATTACAATGCCTGGTACATCGACCTCGCCGGGGGCAAGAACGCTGCCGCCGAACTCGAAGGCAGCGTTTCGATCAATCGCGAGCAGATCGCTCAGTGGGACCCGGAAGTCATCCTGCTCAACAGCTTCGAGCCCAACCTGGACGTGAGCTGGGTCTATGACGATCCGATCCTCTCGCTCACCAAGGCCGCCCAGAACAAGCGCGTCTACAAGATGCCGCTCGGTGGCTACCGCTGGGACCCGCCGAACCAGGAATCGCCGCTGACCTGGATGTGGCTCGCCGATCTGCTGCACCCGGAAGTCTTCGACTACGACCTGCGCGCCGAGATGAAGAAGGCCTACAAGGTCCTCTACAATTACGAACTGAGCGACGCCGATATCGACGGCATCATCTGGACCGCCCAGCAGGGCGATGCCGCCGGCTACGATCAGTTCAAGGCCAACTGA
- a CDS encoding FecCD family ABC transporter permease: MAATADGVADDVRHRWSRAGALAPFAVFTALLALSVLVSLCVGRFSVSVPRAIEILFSFITNPGRAIEAMDERIVLLVRTPRVVLAAFSGAALATAGVALQGVFRNPLVSPEVLGISQGAAFGGALAITLGIWGIPLLAVVFVSGLSALIFVGLLARIDGRTEIITVILSGMVVGSLFSAFVSLLQFIADPNSSLPAIVYWLMGSFATATWERVLISAPGLLIGMGLLWTLRFRLNVLSLDDAEARSLGARPELERWMIFGLVALVVGSQVAVSGIVGWIGLVIPHASRLMVGHDHRRVLPASAVLGAAFMVTIDTLARTVTAAEIPLGVLTAIVGAPVFALLLRRHYRDRSAR, encoded by the coding sequence ATGGCGGCCACAGCCGATGGGGTGGCGGACGATGTCCGCCACCGCTGGAGCCGGGCAGGGGCCCTGGCTCCCTTCGCCGTCTTCACCGCATTGCTGGCGCTCAGCGTCCTGGTGAGCCTGTGCGTAGGGCGCTTTTCGGTCTCCGTCCCACGCGCCATCGAAATCCTTTTCTCCTTCATCACCAATCCCGGCCGGGCCATCGAGGCGATGGACGAGCGCATCGTGCTGCTGGTGAGGACGCCGCGCGTCGTGCTCGCCGCCTTCTCGGGCGCGGCACTGGCGACCGCGGGCGTGGCGCTGCAGGGTGTCTTCCGCAACCCGCTGGTTTCCCCCGAAGTGCTGGGCATCTCCCAGGGCGCCGCCTTTGGCGGAGCGCTGGCCATCACGCTCGGCATCTGGGGCATTCCGCTCCTTGCGGTCGTCTTCGTTTCCGGCCTTTCGGCCCTGATCTTCGTCGGATTGCTTGCCCGTATCGATGGTCGCACCGAAATCATCACCGTGATCCTCTCGGGCATGGTGGTCGGCTCGCTCTTTTCGGCCTTCGTCTCCCTGCTCCAGTTCATCGCCGATCCCAATTCCTCGCTTCCCGCCATCGTCTACTGGCTCATGGGTTCGTTCGCGACGGCGACATGGGAACGTGTCCTCATCTCCGCGCCGGGCCTTCTCATCGGCATGGGCTTGCTCTGGACGCTGCGCTTCCGGCTCAATGTGCTCTCGCTGGATGACGCGGAAGCCCGCAGCCTCGGGGCCAGGCCGGAGCTCGAGCGCTGGATGATCTTCGGCCTCGTGGCGCTGGTCGTCGGGAGCCAGGTCGCTGTCTCGGGCATCGTCGGCTGGATCGGCCTCGTCATCCCGCACGCCTCGCGCCTCATGGTGGGACACGACCACCGCCGCGTGCTGCCGGCTTCGGCCGTGCTTGGCGCTGCCTTCATGGTGACCATCGATACGCTGGCGCGCACGGTCACCGCCGCCGAGATTCCGCTGGGCGTCCTCACCGCCATCGTCGGCGCTCCCGTCTTCGCCCTGCTGCTGCGCCGGCACTATCGTGACAGGAGTGCGCGATGA
- a CDS encoding ABC transporter ATP-binding protein has product MIGLTDATVRFGNRTVLDRLTFEVPRGRSLAILGPNGRGKTTALRAMLGFQPLASGTRSAPPVVGYVPQYASSNQSYRVLEVVVMGRAAGLGLFGQPRPADFEAAYAALDQVGATRFAQDRFDRLSGGERQLVLLARALATGSDVLVLDEPGSALDLHNQERLLGLLGMLRRPRDRAIIFTTHDPNHALAAADDALLMMPEGGCIFGPIAETVVPEHLERLYGVPMRSIQVPGANGPPHDAILPAFAGYPAA; this is encoded by the coding sequence ATGATCGGACTGACCGACGCCACCGTGCGTTTCGGTAACCGCACGGTTCTCGATCGCCTGACCTTCGAGGTGCCCAGGGGGCGAAGCCTGGCGATCCTGGGGCCCAACGGTCGCGGCAAGACCACGGCGCTGCGCGCCATGCTCGGCTTCCAGCCATTGGCCTCCGGCACCCGCTCCGCGCCGCCCGTTGTCGGCTACGTGCCGCAATATGCCTCGAGCAACCAGAGCTATCGCGTGCTCGAGGTCGTAGTCATGGGGCGTGCAGCAGGGCTGGGGCTCTTCGGCCAGCCCCGGCCGGCCGACTTCGAGGCGGCCTATGCCGCCCTCGATCAGGTCGGCGCCACGCGGTTCGCCCAGGATCGTTTCGACCGGCTCTCGGGCGGCGAGCGTCAGCTCGTCCTGCTCGCTCGCGCACTGGCGACCGGCTCTGACGTCCTCGTTCTCGATGAGCCGGGCTCGGCGCTGGACCTCCATAACCAGGAGCGATTGCTCGGGCTGCTCGGCATGCTGCGCCGCCCCCGTGATCGCGCCATCATCTTTACCACCCACGATCCCAACCACGCCCTGGCTGCCGCCGACGACGCCCTGCTGATGATGCCCGAGGGCGGATGCATTTTCGGCCCGATCGCGGAAACGGTCGTGCCCGAGCATCTCGAGCGCCTCTACGGCGTGCCGATGCGTTCGATCCAGGTTCCAGGCGCCAACGGCCCGCCCCACGACGCCATCCTTCCCGCCTTTGCCGGATACCCTGCCGCATGA